A single genomic interval of Astyanax mexicanus isolate ESR-SI-001 chromosome 4, AstMex3_surface, whole genome shotgun sequence harbors:
- the LOC103041544 gene encoding charged multivesicular body protein 5-like — protein sequence MQRLFGRGKPKDPALSLADCVTLIDSRVESMDEKISGFDVELKKCLQQMQTMRDGPPKNLVKQKAMRVLRRKKMYEAQRDQLKQQSVNMKRARDIIQALKDTKTTKDRTKNI from the coding sequence ATGCAGCGACTTTTTGGCCGAGGGAAGCCCAAAGACCCCGCACTCAGCCTCGCGGACTGTGTAACACTGATTGATTCACGAGTAGAGTCTATGGATGAGAAGATATCCGGGTTTGACGTAGAGCTAAAGAAATGCCTACAGCAGATGCAGACAATGAGGGATGGTCCACCAAAGAACCTGGTGAAGCAGAAAGCCATGCGAGTTCTTCGACGTAAGAAAATGTATGAAGCGCAGAGGGATCAGCTGAAGCAGCAATCCGTCAACATGAAGCGAGCCAGGGACATCATTCAGGCCCTTAAAGACACTAAAACAACTAAAGATCGGACTAAAAACATTtaa